From Juglans regia cultivar Chandler chromosome 8, Walnut 2.0, whole genome shotgun sequence, the proteins below share one genomic window:
- the LOC109000515 gene encoding UPF0047 protein YjbQ-like: MCGRGYNYRTSICLSIVLTLLPLLFSAPQLWNFRGLLGWKWVGLQPMQTSSVFLTAKPFSAPVRVRSLYSPSTAKDPGSMSAAAPKWAQKTITLPPQRRGCHLITPKIMKEIAQDLSEFQCGLAHLFLQHTSASLTINENYDSDVRDDTETFLNRIVPEGRSAPWKHTIEGPDDMPAHIKSSMFGCTLTVPITNGQLNMGTWQGIWLCEHRDNATPRNVVVTLNGI, encoded by the exons ATGTGCGGCAGAGGTTACAATTACAGGACTAGCATTTGTTTGTCGATTGTATTGACCTTGCTTCCCCTCCTGTTCAGCGCACCGCAGCTCTGGAACTTTCGTGGGCTGCTTGGTTGGAAGTGGGTAGGCTTGCAACCCATGCAAACATCTTCGGTGTTCTTAACTGCCAAGCCTTTCTCGGCTCCTGTTCGTGTGAGGTCTCTGTACTCACCGAGCACCGCAAAGGATCCGGGTTCGATGTCGGCGGCCGCTCCTAAGTGGGCTCAGAAGACCATAACGCTGCCTCCCCAGAGAAGAGGCTGTCATCTCATCACCCCCAAG ATAATGAAGGAAATCGCACAAGATCTGTCAGAATTCCAGTGTGGCCTTGCTCATCTCTTCC TGCAGCATACAAGTGCTTCTCTTACTATCAATGAGAATTACGACTCTGATGTTCGAGATGATACAGAGACATTCCTCAACAGGATAGTTCCTGAG GGAAGGTCTGCGCCTTGGAAACATACGATTGAAG GCCCAGATGATATGCCAGCCCATATCAAATCTTCAATGTTTGGCTGCACGCTGAC GGTTCCAATTACAAATGGGCAGCTTAACATGGGAACCTGGCAG GGGATATGGCTGTGTGAGCATCGTGACAACGCTACTCCACGCAATGTTGTGGTTACCCTCAATGGAATATAG
- the LOC109000514 gene encoding calcium-binding protein CML37-like: MIKAKHDASSSPPPLTDGNHNNVTSPKSALGKLCRKLSSRKSTEKQRSLLGSDSETTNKLICSELQTVFDYLDVNGDGKISPAELQGCVTTVGGTLSVDEAEETVKSSDLNGDGLLDFEEFQKLMETSGEDEKNDTLKEAFAMYEMEGSGCITPTSLKRMLSRLGDSKSVEDCKAMIRKFDLNGDGVLSFEEFRVMMH; encoded by the coding sequence ATGATCAAAGCTAAACACGATGCAtcatcttctcctcctcctttgACGGATGGGAACCATAATAATGTGACATCTCCAAAATCAGCTCTGGGAAAATTATGTCGCAAACTGTCTTCGAGAAAGAGTACTGAAAAGCAGCGTTCTCTTTTGGGTTCTGATTCAGAGacgacaaacaaattgatctgcAGCGAGCTCCAAACGGTGTTCGACTACTTGGACGTGAATGGAGATGGTAAAATATCTCCTGCCGAGTTGCAAGGCTGCGTGACAACTGTGGGGGGCACTCTGTCCGTGGATGAGGCGGAAGAAACCGTGAAGTCGTCTGATTTGAACGGGGATGGGCTGCTGGACTTCGAGGAATTCCAGAAGCTAATGGAGACAAGCGgggaagatgaaaaaaatgatacGCTCAAAGAGGCTTTTGCTATGTATGAGATGGAGGGGTCCGGCTGCATCACTCCCACGAGCTTGAAGAGAATGCTAAGTCGACTCGGCGATTCCAAGTCCGTTGAGGATTGTAAAGCTATGATCCGGAAGTTTGATCTCAATGGAGATGGCGTTCTCAGCTTTGAAGAGTTCAGAGTCATGATGCACTGA